The following proteins are co-located in the Silene latifolia isolate original U9 population chromosome 1, ASM4854445v1, whole genome shotgun sequence genome:
- the LOC141640834 gene encoding replication protein A 70 kDa DNA-binding subunit C-like: SGPQPPPPRIVPIAALNPYQGRWTIKARVTAKGELRNYNNARGVGKVFSFDLLDSDRGEIQVTCFNAMVDKFYDAIEVGKVYLISKGSIKAAQKKFNHLPNDHEIVLDITSMVHPCLDDDSKIPRLQFHFRPISDIEGLDIKSFLDVIGVVTAISPTATIMKKDGTETQKRSLQLRDMSGRSVEFTMWGNFCNSEGQMLQNLYDSGNFPVLALKAVKVVEFNGKLLGSTSSSQLFIEPDIPEAREIKLWFDREGRNMPYVSISRETTSFGKTDVRKIISQIKDEKLGTSEKPDWITVCATLSSMKMDNFCYTACPLQTGDRQCNKKVVNNGDGKWRCDRCDQSVDECDYRYILQFQIQDHTGLTWVTAFQECGEELLGMSAKDLFDLKYVKEDDEEFQKIVRAALFRKYIFKLKVKEETFNDERRVKSTVVKAEKVDFAAESKFLSDIMQKLTNGDSGLHAKQESISPNIGTGSSTSECFKCQQVGHFARDCPELASGGTLECFKCQQVGHFARDCPELASGGTLECFKCQQVGHFARDCPGLSSVPPAYGRNIVTPGRYGGGQVQNVGGF; this comes from the coding sequence TCGGGTCCTCAGCCACCACCGCCCAGGATAGTCCCAATCGCTGCTTTAAATCCTTACCAAGGTCGATGGACTATAAAAGCAAGAGTGACAGCAAAGGGTGAGCTCCGAAACTACAACAATGCACGTGGGGTGGGAAAAGTGTTTTCCTTTGATCTTTTGGACTCTGATAGGGGTGAAATCCAAGTTACTTGCTTTAACGCTATGGTTGATAAGTTTTATGATGCGATTGAAGTAGGGAAGGTGTATCTGATATCTAAAGGATCCATTAAAGCCGCTCAGAAGAAATTCAATCATCTTCCTAATGATCATGAGATCGTATTAGACATCACATCTATGGTGCACCCTTGTCTTGATGATGACAGTAAAATACCGAGACTGCAATTTCATTTCCGCCCTATCAGTGATATTGAGGGTTTAGATATTAAGAGTTTTCTTGATGTGATTGGAGTGGTCACTGCAATCAGTCCCACGGCTACAATTATGAAAAAAGATGGAACGGAAACTCAGAAGAGAAGCCTTCAGTTGAGGGATATGTCCGGCAGAAGTGTCGAGTTCACCATGTGGGGAAATTTCTGCAATTCTGAAGGACAGATGTTGCAAAATTTGTATGATTCTGGTAATTTTCCTGTTTTGGCACTGAAAGCAGTTAAAGTCGTGGAATTTAACGGAAAGTTATTAGGAAGTACTTCATCAAGCCAACTTTTTATCGAACCAGACATTCCAGAGGCTCGGGAGATTAAATTATGGTTTGACCGGGAAGGCAGAAACATGCCTTATGTCTCTATTTCACGAGAGACGACAAGTTTTGGCAAGACTGATGTTCGAAAGATTATATCGCAGATTAAGGATGAGAAGCTGGGAACATCTGAAAAGCCAGATTGGATTACTGTATGTGCCACCCTATCGTCCATGAAAATGGATAACTTCTGTTACACGGCGTGTCCATTACAAACTGGGGATCGTCAGTGCAATAAAAAGGTAGTGAACAACGGAGATGGGAAGTGGCGATGTGATAGATGTGATCAGTCTGTTGATGAGTGTGATTACCGTTATATCCTCCAGTTTCAAATACAAGATCATACCGGCCTGACTTGGGTAACAGCCTTCCAGGAATGTGGTGAAGAGCTTTTGGGCATGTCTGCCAAAGATCTCTTTGATTTGAAATACGTTAAGGAAGACGATGAGGAATTTCAAAAGATTGTTAGGGCCGCCCTCTTCCGTAAATATATTTTCAAGTTGAAAGTCAAGGAAGAGACATTCAATGATGAGAGGCGAGTAAAGTCAACAGTGGTCAAAGCAGAGAAAGTCGATTTTGCTGCTGAATCTAAGTTTCTCTCGGATATCATGCAGAAGCTTACAAATGGTGATTCCGGTCTCCATGCCAAACAAGAGAGTATATCTCCTAATATCGGTACTGGGAGCAGTACTTCAGAATGTTTTAAGTGTCAACAAGTCGGGCATTTTGCAAGGGATTGCCCTGAATTAGCATCAGGAGGTACCTTAGAGTGTTTTAAGTGTCAACAAGTCGGGCATTTTGCAAGGGATTGCCCTGAATTAGCATCAGGAGGTACCTTAGAGTGTTTTAAGTGTCAACAAGTCGGGCATTTTGCAAGGGATTGCCCCGGATTGTCATCTGTCCCTCCTGCTTATGGTCGCAATATTGTTACTCCGGGAAGATATGGCGGTGGTCAGGTGCAAAATGTTGGAGGCTTTTAA